The following proteins come from a genomic window of Deinococcus malanensis:
- a CDS encoding M42 family metallopeptidase, which produces MPTTDLRLDVLMQLSDLPGVPGQEDAVRDFLLGELEGLADEVRVDALGNVIAYRAAAGEAQDRQRVMVSAHMDEIGFLVRFVDDKGFLRVQALGGFDTRNLFARNVTVHTRGGKLSGILQPGTKPVHVASAEERKKIPEVREFFIDLGLDGEEAKRQVRIGDMVTLEQNARQVGKLITGKAMDDRASVFMLLEVLRHLKGQTLKHDLYAVFSVQEEVGLRGAITAAYGVEPTIGIGLDVTLAIDGVGGSPEDAVTRLGDGIGIKVFDSSMISTRWLVDEFYDLAEARGIKAQLEVLSMGGTDGGAIQRSRAGVPTLTLSIPTRYIHTIVESVHEHDVRAGVDLLLAYLA; this is translated from the coding sequence GTGCCTACAACTGATTTGCGGCTGGATGTGCTGATGCAACTTTCTGACCTGCCCGGCGTTCCAGGGCAGGAAGATGCGGTGCGGGACTTTCTTCTTGGAGAACTTGAAGGCCTGGCCGACGAGGTCCGGGTCGACGCCCTGGGCAACGTAATCGCCTACCGGGCGGCGGCCGGAGAGGCCCAGGACCGTCAGCGCGTGATGGTCTCGGCCCACATGGACGAGATCGGCTTCCTGGTGCGCTTCGTGGACGACAAAGGCTTCCTGCGGGTGCAGGCGCTGGGCGGCTTCGATACCCGCAACCTGTTTGCCCGCAACGTCACGGTGCACACGCGCGGGGGCAAACTCAGCGGCATCCTGCAGCCGGGCACCAAGCCGGTGCATGTCGCCTCCGCCGAGGAGCGCAAGAAGATTCCCGAGGTCCGCGAATTCTTTATTGACCTGGGGCTCGACGGGGAAGAGGCCAAGCGTCAGGTCCGGATCGGGGACATGGTGACGCTGGAGCAAAACGCACGGCAGGTGGGCAAACTGATCACCGGCAAGGCCATGGATGACCGTGCCAGCGTTTTTATGCTGCTGGAGGTGCTGCGCCATCTGAAGGGCCAGACTCTCAAGCACGACCTGTATGCGGTATTCAGCGTTCAGGAAGAGGTCGGCCTGCGCGGCGCCATCACGGCTGCCTACGGGGTGGAACCCACCATCGGCATCGGTCTGGACGTGACGCTGGCCATTGACGGGGTGGGCGGCAGCCCTGAAGACGCCGTGACGCGCCTGGGCGACGGCATCGGTATCAAGGTGTTCGACTCCAGCATGATCAGCACCCGCTGGCTGGTCGACGAGTTCTACGATCTGGCCGAGGCTCGTGGCATCAAGGCCCAGCTGGAGGTCCTGTCGATGGGTGGCACGGACGGCGGAGCGATCCAGCGCAGCCGGGCAGGGGTGCCTACCCTGACGCTGAGTATTCCAACCCGCTACATCCACACCATCGTGGAGTCGGTGCACGAACACGACGTGCGGGCCGGGGTGGACCTGTTGCTGGCGTATCTGGCCTGA
- a CDS encoding DUF4126 domain-containing protein — protein sequence MEILSGLLSSLGLSGAAGLNAYIPLLVVGFLARAGVMDLAAPFDLLANTWVLLGIGVIGLLDFVGDKIPGVDHVLHLVGSVVNTAAGAILFASQTGVADIPPALSLALGVIVAGGVHATRTVVRPVATATTGGLANPVVSSAEDGLSLGVSLLAVFVPVLAVVLLVVILFLAARLWRRLRGRRLI from the coding sequence ATGGAGATCCTGTCCGGTCTGTTGTCTTCACTGGGCCTGTCCGGCGCGGCCGGGCTTAACGCCTATATTCCCCTGCTGGTGGTGGGCTTTCTGGCGCGCGCCGGGGTGATGGATCTGGCGGCACCCTTTGACCTGCTGGCCAACACCTGGGTGCTGCTGGGCATCGGCGTGATTGGTCTGCTGGATTTTGTCGGAGACAAGATTCCGGGGGTAGACCATGTGCTGCACCTGGTAGGTAGCGTGGTCAATACGGCGGCAGGGGCCATTCTCTTTGCGTCGCAGACAGGGGTCGCGGACATTCCGCCTGCCCTGAGCCTGGCCCTGGGCGTCATCGTGGCCGGTGGGGTTCATGCCACCCGCACGGTGGTGCGGCCGGTGGCCACCGCCACAACCGGTGGACTGGCCAACCCAGTGGTCAGTTCCGCTGAGGATGGACTCAGCCTGGGCGTCAGTCTGCTGGCAGTTTTTGTGCCGGTCCTGGCGGTGGTACTGCTGGTGGTCATCCTGTTTCTTGCCGCGCGGCTCTGGCGCCGGTTACGCGGACGCCGCCTGATTTAG
- a CDS encoding P-II family nitrogen regulator: MKLITAIVRPERVQQVKESLFQAGISGLTLSRVSGHGGEQELVEHYRGTRVMVEFRDKVEVRMAVSEPFVDAAIQAICSGARTGEVGDGKIFVQPLERVVRIRTGEENNAALTPVTETKLVPV; the protein is encoded by the coding sequence ATGAAACTGATCACGGCGATCGTCAGACCCGAACGGGTTCAGCAGGTCAAGGAGTCGCTGTTTCAGGCCGGGATCAGTGGCCTGACCCTGTCCCGGGTCAGCGGCCATGGCGGCGAGCAGGAACTGGTCGAGCATTACCGGGGCACCCGCGTCATGGTGGAATTCCGCGACAAGGTCGAGGTCCGTATGGCCGTCAGTGAACCGTTCGTCGATGCGGCCATTCAGGCCATCTGTTCGGGAGCCCGGACCGGCGAGGTCGGTGACGGCAAGATTTTCGTGCAGCCGCTGGAGCGTGTGGTCCGCATCCGCACCGGCGAGGAGAACAACGCCGCCCTGACCCCCGTGACCGAGACAAAGCTCGTGCCGGTCTGA